From the genome of Hydrogenophilus thermoluteolus, one region includes:
- a CDS encoding methyl-accepting chemotaxis protein: MELFWRLYRWVEATFFNTLTKKLASIVSVALFAGGFWWLFTALESRLVAAGVEAAQVSQIFAEVTPWFWGLWGALLLYAVFLVWYLRYLIVRPVRTMTHIFETLGNDRRLGDLSIDLPELSQDELSELARAYNAFAKRMRQMIVELRASGLETGQAAVVTENEIETAAKRVEAQRNAAADAQRASEAIVSANRSVLAKTEHLDEMMHRNLDRVAEAVEALRGSVAKVKVAREGVAAFNGQVEEIMARAKEVRGIADLIRDIADQTNLLALNASIEAARAGEMGRGFAVVADEVRKLAERVNVATSDIYRDLDLMLTEVQKTQAQGETIVDRVRQTEADIEATNTLFESMAAELNASRVALDEIVDASKTMSVANEDAAKQVKEIVQASEAVTQVIDTSRQHMEQLEARTEQTLELLSRYRIGFGRLDHAVTETRRFRDRVQDILTEMATEGIDIFDRNYQPYLNCEPPKFKLAWSDEFVRRAQGLLDETLLRIPNAVFAVAVNTDGYLSAHNKKFSQPLTGDPAKDLVGNRTYRKFTNHHELRAAQNERPILLQTYRRDTGEILADIAMPIYVNGRLWGNVRVGLPIPVLLEQ, translated from the coding sequence ATGGAACTCTTTTGGCGTCTCTATCGCTGGGTTGAGGCAACCTTCTTCAATACGCTCACCAAAAAGCTCGCGAGCATCGTTTCGGTTGCCCTCTTTGCGGGTGGGTTTTGGTGGTTGTTTACCGCGCTGGAGTCTCGTTTGGTTGCGGCGGGTGTCGAAGCCGCGCAGGTATCGCAAATCTTTGCCGAGGTCACGCCGTGGTTCTGGGGGCTTTGGGGCGCACTCCTGCTGTACGCCGTTTTTCTGGTCTGGTACCTGCGCTATCTCATCGTGCGTCCGGTGCGTACGATGACGCACATCTTCGAGACGTTGGGCAACGACCGGCGTCTCGGAGATCTTTCGATCGATTTGCCCGAATTGTCGCAAGACGAACTCAGCGAACTCGCGCGCGCGTACAACGCGTTCGCCAAGCGGATGCGGCAGATGATCGTCGAGCTGCGTGCGTCGGGGCTCGAAACCGGTCAAGCGGCAGTGGTTACCGAAAACGAAATCGAAACGGCGGCGAAACGGGTAGAGGCACAGCGCAACGCAGCAGCCGATGCGCAACGGGCAAGCGAAGCGATCGTTTCGGCGAACCGTTCGGTCTTGGCGAAGACGGAACATCTCGACGAAATGATGCATCGCAATTTGGATCGGGTTGCCGAGGCGGTCGAAGCGCTGCGTGGTTCCGTGGCGAAGGTGAAGGTGGCGCGCGAAGGCGTGGCCGCGTTCAATGGGCAAGTGGAAGAGATCATGGCGCGTGCCAAGGAAGTTCGCGGAATCGCCGACCTGATCCGCGACATCGCGGATCAGACGAACCTATTGGCGCTCAATGCGTCGATCGAAGCGGCACGTGCCGGGGAGATGGGGCGTGGCTTTGCGGTGGTCGCCGATGAGGTGCGCAAACTCGCCGAGCGGGTCAATGTCGCGACGAGCGACATCTACCGCGATCTCGATTTAATGCTTACCGAGGTGCAGAAGACGCAAGCTCAGGGGGAGACGATCGTCGATCGTGTCCGTCAGACCGAAGCGGACATCGAAGCGACCAATACGCTTTTCGAATCGATGGCAGCGGAGTTGAACGCGAGTCGCGTTGCCCTCGACGAGATCGTCGACGCCTCGAAGACGATGAGCGTGGCCAACGAGGACGCCGCGAAACAGGTGAAGGAAATCGTGCAGGCGAGCGAAGCAGTCACCCAAGTGATCGACACAAGCCGCCAGCATATGGAGCAGCTGGAAGCACGAACGGAGCAAACGCTCGAACTGCTTTCTCGCTACCGGATCGGCTTTGGACGGCTCGACCACGCAGTGACCGAAACGCGGCGCTTCCGCGATCGTGTCCAAGACATTCTGACGGAAATGGCGACAGAGGGCATCGACATTTTCGATCGCAACTACCAACCCTACCTCAATTGCGAACCGCCCAAATTCAAATTGGCTTGGAGTGACGAGTTCGTGCGACGGGCGCAAGGGTTGCTCGATGAGACGCTACTGCGCATCCCGAACGCAGTATTTGCCGTTGCGGTCAATACCGATGGCTATCTTTCTGCGCACAACAAGAAGTTCAGCCAGCCGCTCACCGGTGACCCAGCCAAAGACCTGGTGGGAAACCGGACATATCGCAAGTTTACCAACCACCACGAGTTGCGGGCAGCGCAAAACGAACGGCCGATCCTGTTGCAGACGTACCGGCGCGACACGGGCGAAATCCTTGCCGACATCGCGATGCCGATTTACGTCAATGGTCGTTTGTGGGGCAACGTTCGGGTCGGTCTCCCCATCCCCGTACTGCTGGAACAATGA
- a CDS encoding glycogen synthase, with product MRIVQVASECHPFVKTGGLADAVQGLSAALAARGHEVRVVLPAFRGALPDGARRLGTLAVAGAGRTWEATIWEAAPFWCEADTFPSPLPQRGRRWGKAPPSSCDEERSSLSEQTCRVWFVAIPPLYDRDGSPYFDRDGRAWWDNGERFAVFSRAAAMLALGLGPGAIAGWRAAVVHGHDWHAGLTSAFLRLGAEKEGIAVPRTVFTIHNAAFQGWFPYSLFRALDLPDRWWDFRFLEAWGELNFLKAGVTLSDVVTTVSNGYAQELLAGKGDYGLQGALAQRAAEKAFLGIVNGIDPVAWNPLRDSHLASPIVPGRGFTAAKRSNRAALLARYGLGDTLEGNRALLVGFVGRLSEQKGVDWLLAALPETFERTPMRVVLLGSGDPLLERQAQTLAARYPQRLLVTIGYDESLAHLIYGGCDLFVMPSRFEPCGLAQLYAMRYGAVPVVRAVGGLRDTVIDESLGASANGFLFTGDGPQALGAALLRAFHCWRDRPRRWRTLVKNAMEGDYSWASRVAAYEALYRSEGGERGGET from the coding sequence GTGCGAATCGTTCAGGTCGCTTCCGAATGTCATCCGTTCGTCAAGACGGGGGGACTTGCCGATGCAGTTCAGGGTTTGAGCGCAGCGCTCGCTGCACGTGGTCACGAGGTGCGCGTCGTGCTTCCTGCGTTTCGAGGCGCACTTCCGGATGGGGCGAGACGGTTGGGGACGCTCGCGGTAGCAGGTGCGGGCCGGACATGGGAAGCGACGATCTGGGAGGCGGCGCCCTTCTGGTGCGAGGCCGATACTTTTCCGTCGCCCCTGCCGCAACGCGGCCGCCGGTGGGGAAAGGCTCCACCATCGTCCTGCGACGAGGAGCGTTCGTCACTATCGGAACAGACCTGCCGGGTCTGGTTTGTCGCGATCCCACCGCTCTACGATCGAGACGGCTCTCCTTATTTCGATCGCGACGGACGGGCGTGGTGGGACAACGGCGAGCGCTTTGCCGTCTTCTCCCGCGCCGCAGCGATGTTGGCGCTCGGGTTGGGCCCGGGCGCGATCGCCGGTTGGCGCGCCGCGGTAGTCCATGGCCACGACTGGCACGCAGGTCTTACGTCGGCGTTTCTTCGGCTTGGCGCGGAAAAGGAGGGGATCGCGGTGCCGCGAACCGTTTTTACCATCCACAACGCGGCGTTCCAGGGTTGGTTTCCCTACTCGCTCTTTCGCGCGCTCGATCTTCCCGATCGCTGGTGGGACTTTCGCTTTCTCGAAGCGTGGGGGGAGCTCAATTTCCTCAAGGCGGGAGTGACGCTCAGCGACGTAGTGACGACCGTCAGCAACGGCTATGCTCAAGAACTCCTTGCAGGAAAAGGGGATTACGGCTTGCAGGGCGCGTTGGCGCAGCGGGCGGCCGAGAAGGCGTTCCTCGGTATCGTAAACGGTATCGATCCGGTGGCGTGGAATCCGTTGCGCGATTCCCACCTTGCGTCCCCGATCGTCCCGGGTCGCGGTTTTACTGCGGCGAAGCGATCCAACCGCGCAGCGCTGTTGGCGCGTTACGGTTTGGGCGATACGCTGGAGGGCAACCGAGCGCTGCTTGTCGGTTTCGTCGGGCGCTTGAGCGAACAGAAAGGGGTCGATTGGCTGCTTGCTGCGCTACCGGAGACGTTCGAGCGCACGCCGATGCGCGTCGTCCTCTTGGGTAGCGGCGACCCGTTGCTCGAACGGCAGGCGCAAACGCTTGCGGCGCGCTACCCGCAACGGCTCTTGGTGACGATCGGTTACGACGAATCGCTCGCGCATCTGATCTATGGTGGTTGCGATCTTTTCGTGATGCCTTCCCGATTCGAACCGTGCGGTCTGGCGCAACTCTACGCGATGCGTTATGGCGCGGTGCCGGTGGTGCGTGCAGTCGGGGGGCTGCGCGACACGGTGATCGACGAGTCGCTCGGTGCTAGCGCAAATGGGTTTCTTTTTACCGGTGACGGGCCGCAGGCGCTCGGAGCGGCGTTGCTGCGGGCGTTTCACTGTTGGCGCGATCGTCCGCGTCGTTGGCGCA
- the glgC gene encoding glucose-1-phosphate adenylyltransferase, with protein sequence MAEATDQNGSTTPVPILRQVFAVVLAGGEGNRLKHLTRWRAKPAVPFGGKYRIIDFPLSNCVNSGIARVAVLTQYKAQSLIRHLQRAWNFLRHEVGEFIEIVPAQQRMGKEWYLGTADAVAQNLDLLRRHRPRYILILAGDHVYTMDYARMLASHVERRAEITIACIPVPLAQASHFGVMAVDEENRVVRFVEKPSQPEPIPGQPEMALASMGIYLFDAEYLYALLLEDRDRADSTHDFGRDLIPHALQRGDRLFAYRFVNEAGKPDYWRDVGTIESYWRANMDLCAIEPPLNLYDRNWPIWTYQAQRPPAKFAFDDEGRRGMAVDSLVSAGCILSGAVARRSILFTNTFLHSYSTVEESVLLPNVEVGRNAKIRRAIIDKHCRIPPGMEIGFDREADRERFYCCPQSGLVVVTPEMLGQSFRHYDPQEDF encoded by the coding sequence ATGGCCGAAGCGACTGACCAAAACGGCTCGACAACACCGGTTCCCATTTTGCGCCAGGTTTTCGCAGTAGTTCTTGCTGGAGGGGAGGGGAATCGCCTGAAGCACCTCACGCGCTGGCGCGCCAAGCCTGCGGTTCCTTTTGGCGGAAAGTACCGAATCATCGATTTCCCATTGTCGAATTGCGTCAATTCCGGGATTGCGCGCGTTGCGGTTCTCACACAGTACAAGGCGCAATCGCTGATTCGCCACCTTCAGCGGGCGTGGAATTTTCTCCGCCACGAAGTCGGGGAGTTCATCGAGATCGTTCCTGCGCAGCAACGGATGGGGAAGGAGTGGTATCTGGGCACCGCTGACGCGGTGGCACAAAATCTCGACCTGCTGCGCCGCCACCGTCCGCGTTATATCCTCATTCTGGCCGGCGATCACGTCTATACGATGGACTACGCGCGGATGCTTGCCAGCCACGTCGAACGACGTGCGGAAATCACCATCGCGTGCATTCCCGTGCCGCTTGCACAAGCCTCCCATTTCGGGGTGATGGCGGTGGATGAGGAGAACCGGGTGGTCCGCTTCGTGGAAAAGCCATCGCAGCCGGAGCCGATCCCAGGCCAACCCGAGATGGCGTTGGCGTCGATGGGTATCTATCTCTTCGACGCGGAATATCTCTATGCGCTTCTTCTCGAAGATCGCGACCGTGCCGATTCCACCCACGATTTCGGGCGCGATCTCATCCCGCACGCGTTGCAGCGGGGCGATCGCCTTTTTGCCTACCGTTTCGTCAATGAAGCGGGAAAACCCGACTACTGGCGCGACGTGGGGACGATCGAATCGTACTGGCGAGCCAACATGGATCTCTGCGCGATCGAGCCGCCGCTCAACCTCTACGATCGCAACTGGCCGATTTGGACCTACCAGGCGCAGCGGCCGCCAGCGAAATTCGCATTCGACGACGAGGGGCGGCGTGGCATGGCGGTGGACTCCCTCGTCTCCGCCGGTTGCATCCTCTCCGGCGCGGTCGCGCGCCGCTCGATCCTCTTTACCAATACCTTCTTGCACAGTTACTCGACGGTGGAGGAATCGGTGCTGTTGCCCAATGTCGAAGTGGGGCGGAATGCGAAGATTCGCCGCGCGATCATCGACAAACATTGCCGCATCCCGCCGGGGATGGAGATCGGTTTCGATCGGGAAGCCGATCGCGAACGATTCTACTGCTGCCCCCAATCGGGTCTGGTCGTCGTCACGCCGGAAATGCTTGGTCAGTCGTTTCGCCACTACGATCCGCAGGAGGATTTCTGA
- a CDS encoding glycoside hydrolase family 57 protein: MGNRLGVALLWHLHQPYYKEPDGRYRLPWVYLHAIKDYAEMAAHLEAHPAAKATVNWTPTLLTQLSDYAVRLARFLDHGEPVGDRLLDWLSGAVPLPEDLEGRRQVVQACRRANPPTMVHPHPHFHHLLAWVEEGGFGCCCERLRYLNDQFLYDLLTWYHLAWCGVSLRQKEPTLQRLAAQAAAFSGEDRRALVRVIAETIATLPERYRRLAERGQIELSLTPYGHPIAPLLLDFAAAHESRPQDPLPEKNYPGGAERLRWHLDAGFALFEELFGFRPNGLWPAEGAICERSLALFAEYGVQWCASGEKVWFASAQASGWDTDYLASKHGLFAPIAWRDQPLRLFFRDDGLSDMIGFTYQHWRAEDAVEHLVAALERIAASYGAEAGEHTVLIALDGENAWEYYPNNGWDFLTLLYERLSHHPKLVMRTVSEAVAARHEPNRLERVRAGSWVQGNLATWIGSDAKNRAWAALVALKEAIDARWATWDEARRAVVAQQLAYCEASDWFWWFADHNPLEAVTEFDFLFRAHLAEAYRLLGSAPPEALAQPFATGGGAAELGGTMQRAQ, from the coding sequence ATGGGCAATCGGTTGGGGGTGGCACTGCTCTGGCATCTGCATCAGCCCTATTACAAAGAGCCGGACGGGCGCTACCGTTTGCCATGGGTCTACCTCCATGCCATCAAGGACTACGCCGAGATGGCGGCGCATCTCGAAGCGCACCCGGCGGCGAAAGCGACGGTCAATTGGACGCCGACCCTCTTGACGCAGTTGTCCGATTACGCTGTGCGCCTTGCCCGTTTTCTCGACCATGGCGAACCGGTCGGTGACCGCCTGCTCGACTGGCTGAGCGGTGCTGTCCCGCTTCCCGAGGATCTCGAAGGCAGACGTCAAGTAGTTCAAGCGTGCCGCCGCGCCAATCCACCGACGATGGTCCATCCCCATCCCCACTTCCACCACCTCCTGGCTTGGGTCGAGGAGGGGGGGTTCGGTTGCTGTTGCGAACGGTTGCGCTACCTCAACGATCAGTTCCTCTACGATCTCCTCACTTGGTACCACCTGGCGTGGTGCGGGGTGTCGCTGCGGCAAAAGGAGCCGACGCTGCAAAGGCTCGCCGCGCAAGCCGCTGCTTTTTCTGGGGAAGATCGGCGTGCGTTGGTGCGCGTCATCGCCGAGACGATCGCAACGCTCCCCGAGCGCTATCGGCGACTTGCCGAACGCGGACAGATCGAGCTTTCTTTGACCCCTTACGGCCATCCGATCGCGCCGCTGCTCCTCGATTTTGCCGCGGCGCACGAAAGCCGCCCGCAAGATCCGCTCCCTGAAAAGAATTATCCGGGAGGAGCGGAACGCCTGCGCTGGCATCTGGATGCCGGTTTCGCGCTGTTCGAGGAGCTGTTTGGCTTCAGACCGAACGGTCTTTGGCCAGCCGAAGGGGCGATTTGCGAGCGTTCGCTCGCGCTTTTTGCCGAATACGGCGTACAGTGGTGCGCAAGTGGCGAAAAGGTATGGTTCGCATCGGCGCAGGCAAGCGGCTGGGACACCGACTATCTTGCGAGCAAACACGGGCTCTTTGCGCCGATCGCCTGGCGCGATCAACCGCTCCGCCTTTTCTTCCGCGACGACGGTCTGTCCGACATGATCGGATTCACCTACCAGCATTGGCGCGCCGAAGACGCGGTAGAACACCTGGTTGCCGCGCTCGAGCGAATTGCTGCCAGCTATGGCGCGGAAGCGGGCGAGCATACGGTCCTCATCGCGCTCGATGGGGAAAATGCCTGGGAGTACTACCCGAACAACGGCTGGGATTTCCTCACGCTCCTTTATGAGCGGCTAAGCCACCACCCGAAACTTGTGATGCGTACCGTCAGCGAGGCGGTCGCGGCACGGCACGAACCGAATCGCCTGGAACGGGTCCGCGCAGGCAGCTGGGTTCAGGGCAACCTGGCCACGTGGATCGGCAGCGACGCGAAAAATCGTGCGTGGGCTGCGCTGGTTGCGCTCAAAGAGGCGATCGACGCCCGGTGGGCGACGTGGGACGAAGCGCGACGTGCGGTGGTTGCCCAGCAGCTTGCTTATTGTGAGGCGTCGGATTGGTTCTGGTGGTTTGCTGACCACAATCCCTTGGAGGCGGTCACCGAGTTCGATTTCCTTTTCCGCGCGCATCTTGCCGAGGCGTACCGTTTGCTCGGTTCGGCGCCGCCGGAAGCGCTCGCGCAGCCATTTGCGACCGGAGGGGGGGCTGCGGAGCTGGGAGGGACGATGCAGCGCGCACAATGA
- a CDS encoding 4-alpha-glucanotransferase produces the protein MVREWLERRAAGVLLHPTALAGDDGLTEARVRAFVAWMAQAGLRLWQILPIHPPRHVSPYECVTSFAVNERLFAAEWLQRTLPPQETVESALQGEVWLSGESGLASPGLAPFAPVIARERVKYALFCYYAHQFPDRPFWAWPPDLALFREDEQLPPEARGWLTAKMARLLAAERAWQQVLALVHEAGIWVVGDLPFFVAANSADVWGNRAYFLLQSDGSPAFVAGVPPDYFSASGQRWGNPQYDWGMLRETEFGWWRARLAAQLSWCDGVRLDHFRGYQAVWSIPEDAPTAETGCWVPVPGDALFARVRTDCGGEPLPFIAEDLGIITDEVRALQAAFHLPGISVLQFGFDGLPGNPHAPHAIPEWQWVMTGTHDNATTLEWWNGIEDGGYREWILAQLPHSDDPMPWPMIDAALASRARWAVIPIADWLGLGAEARFNVPGTVNERNWRWRVPEGALRVELAQRIRDRVERFARG, from the coding sequence ATGGTCCGGGAATGGCTGGAGCGGCGCGCAGCGGGGGTGCTGCTGCACCCCACAGCGCTTGCGGGGGACGACGGACTCACCGAAGCGCGGGTGCGCGCGTTCGTTGCGTGGATGGCGCAGGCGGGGCTGCGGTTGTGGCAGATCCTGCCGATCCATCCGCCGCGTCATGTCTCTCCTTACGAGTGCGTGACCAGTTTCGCGGTGAATGAGCGGCTTTTTGCCGCCGAGTGGTTGCAGCGCACCTTGCCGCCGCAGGAGACGGTGGAATCGGCGCTGCAGGGCGAGGTGTGGCTGAGCGGAGAGAGCGGTCTGGCCTCGCCGGGGCTTGCCCCTTTTGCGCCGGTAATCGCGCGTGAGCGGGTGAAATACGCGCTCTTTTGTTATTATGCGCACCAATTCCCGGATCGCCCATTCTGGGCATGGCCGCCTGATCTGGCGCTGTTTCGGGAGGACGAACAGCTCCCCCCCGAAGCGCGCGGTTGGTTGACGGCGAAAATGGCGCGGCTCCTTGCTGCCGAGCGCGCATGGCAGCAGGTCCTGGCGCTGGTTCATGAGGCGGGCATCTGGGTAGTTGGTGATCTCCCTTTTTTCGTCGCAGCCAATAGCGCCGACGTCTGGGGCAACCGCGCTTACTTCTTGCTGCAATCCGACGGCTCCCCCGCTTTTGTTGCCGGGGTTCCGCCAGACTATTTCAGCGCCAGCGGTCAGCGCTGGGGGAATCCCCAGTACGACTGGGGCATGCTGCGCGAGACCGAATTTGGCTGGTGGCGCGCCCGGCTCGCCGCTCAACTGTCGTGGTGCGACGGGGTACGGTTGGACCATTTTCGCGGTTACCAAGCGGTCTGGTCGATCCCGGAAGACGCGCCGACAGCCGAGACGGGCTGCTGGGTGCCGGTTCCGGGTGACGCGCTCTTTGCGCGCGTTCGCACCGATTGCGGCGGCGAACCGCTGCCGTTCATCGCCGAGGACCTCGGGATCATCACCGACGAGGTGCGCGCGCTCCAAGCGGCATTCCATCTCCCCGGCATTTCGGTGTTGCAGTTCGGCTTCGACGGTCTGCCGGGTAATCCCCATGCGCCGCACGCGATTCCCGAATGGCAGTGGGTGATGACCGGGACGCACGACAACGCGACGACGCTCGAGTGGTGGAACGGGATCGAGGATGGGGGCTATCGCGAGTGGATCCTGGCGCAGTTGCCTCATAGCGACGATCCGATGCCGTGGCCGATGATCGACGCGGCGCTGGCAAGCCGCGCACGCTGGGCGGTGATCCCGATTGCCGATTGGCTCGGTTTGGGGGCTGAGGCGCGCTTCAACGTTCCGGGCACGGTGAATGAGCGCAATTGGCGTTGGCGGGTTCCGGAAGGGGCGTTGCGTGTCGAACTGGCACAGCGCATCCGCGACCGCGTCGAACGCTTTGCGCGCGGCTGA
- the glgB gene encoding 1,4-alpha-glucan branching protein GlgB, with amino-acid sequence MSELEPVWQALNAGTVHDPFRGLGWRIEEGDHWALYEWLPTATAVEVGGKRLAMVAPGVWRARFTADERKTLLPHHTVRWQEGDEMWHSVVSPWTFPTLLGALDCYLIGIGEHWRWWEKLGAHCVEIDGVAGVHFAVWAPNAERVSVVGDFNQWHGLRHPMRVLGSSGIWSLFIPGLTVGDRYRFEIRTRSGAIVTKSDPSGQWFELRPQNGSKVWRSRYTWGDEAWLAARNAWDPYHEPIAIYEVHAGSWMRHADGRFYSYRELAERLIPYVQSLGFTHIELLPLAEHPLDESWGYQVTGFYAPTSRYGTPDDLKAFVDAAHQAGIGVILDWTPAHFPKDEWALARFDGTALFEHEDPRLGEHPDWGSLIFNYGRHEVRNFLIANALFWLVEYHFDALRVDAVASMLYLDYSRRPGEWLPNHYGGRENLEAIEFLRRLNTLIHAEVPGALVFAEESTAWPMVSRPVWMGGLGFSFKWNMGWMHDTFTYFAHDPLFRRYHQDKLTFSQWYAYSENFVLPLSHDEVVHGKGSLVAKMPGDADAKRAQVRLLLAWQWWHPGKKLLFMGGEFAQWREWSERRELDWGLLAEAGHRGVQRWVADLNATYRALGALHDFDCDAEGFEWVDCHDAEQSVIAFLRKGRKGEVVLAVLHFTPLTRTNYRVGVPFGGLWRERLNSDSRFYGGSDVGNCGAVRAEAVPWHGFPYSVALTLPPFGALLLQPVGREEEG; translated from the coding sequence TTGAGCGAACTGGAGCCCGTTTGGCAGGCATTGAACGCTGGAACGGTACACGACCCTTTCCGCGGGTTGGGGTGGCGCATCGAAGAAGGGGATCACTGGGCGCTTTACGAGTGGCTGCCAACGGCAACCGCGGTCGAGGTGGGGGGTAAGCGGTTGGCAATGGTCGCGCCAGGGGTGTGGCGCGCTCGTTTCACGGCAGACGAGCGGAAAACGCTGTTGCCCCACCATACGGTGCGCTGGCAAGAGGGCGACGAAATGTGGCACAGCGTCGTTTCGCCCTGGACTTTTCCCACGTTGCTTGGCGCGTTGGACTGTTACCTCATCGGGATCGGCGAGCATTGGCGGTGGTGGGAGAAGTTGGGGGCGCACTGCGTCGAGATCGACGGTGTGGCGGGTGTCCATTTTGCCGTTTGGGCGCCCAACGCCGAACGGGTTTCGGTGGTTGGGGACTTCAACCAATGGCACGGGTTGCGCCATCCGATGCGCGTATTGGGCAGCAGCGGAATCTGGTCGCTTTTCATTCCAGGTCTTACTGTTGGGGATCGCTATCGATTCGAGATCCGCACCCGTTCGGGAGCGATCGTCACCAAGAGCGACCCATCGGGACAGTGGTTCGAACTGCGGCCGCAAAATGGTTCGAAGGTGTGGCGCAGCCGTTATACCTGGGGCGATGAAGCGTGGTTGGCCGCGCGAAACGCCTGGGATCCCTACCACGAGCCGATCGCGATCTACGAGGTCCACGCCGGTTCCTGGATGCGACACGCCGACGGACGTTTCTACAGTTACCGCGAACTGGCCGAGCGGCTGATCCCATACGTGCAGTCGTTGGGATTCACCCATATCGAACTCCTGCCCCTTGCCGAGCATCCGCTCGACGAGTCGTGGGGGTACCAGGTGACCGGCTTTTACGCCCCAACCAGTCGCTACGGCACCCCGGACGATCTCAAAGCGTTCGTCGATGCGGCGCATCAGGCAGGAATCGGCGTGATCCTCGACTGGACGCCCGCCCATTTCCCGAAAGACGAATGGGCGCTTGCCCGCTTCGACGGTACGGCGCTCTTCGAGCATGAGGATCCCCGCCTGGGCGAACATCCCGACTGGGGGAGTCTGATTTTCAATTATGGTCGCCATGAGGTGCGCAATTTTCTGATCGCCAACGCCCTCTTTTGGCTCGTCGAATACCACTTCGACGCGTTGCGGGTCGATGCGGTAGCCTCGATGCTCTACCTGGACTATTCGCGTCGCCCTGGGGAGTGGTTGCCCAATCATTATGGTGGGCGTGAAAATCTCGAAGCGATCGAATTCTTGCGTCGTTTGAACACGCTGATCCACGCCGAGGTTCCTGGTGCGCTGGTGTTCGCCGAAGAGTCCACTGCCTGGCCGATGGTGTCGCGTCCAGTATGGATGGGGGGGCTTGGCTTTTCGTTCAAGTGGAACATGGGGTGGATGCACGACACGTTCACTTATTTCGCGCACGATCCCCTCTTTCGCCGTTACCATCAGGATAAGCTTACCTTCTCTCAGTGGTATGCCTACAGCGAGAATTTCGTCCTTCCGCTCTCGCACGACGAAGTGGTGCACGGCAAAGGATCGCTCGTGGCGAAAATGCCCGGCGATGCCGATGCGAAACGGGCACAGGTGCGTCTTTTGCTGGCGTGGCAGTGGTGGCACCCTGGCAAAAAACTCCTCTTCATGGGGGGGGAGTTTGCGCAGTGGCGTGAGTGGAGCGAACGGCGCGAACTCGATTGGGGGTTGCTCGCCGAGGCGGGGCACCGTGGCGTGCAACGGTGGGTTGCCGATCTCAACGCGACCTACCGTGCGCTGGGCGCGCTGCATGACTTCGATTGTGACGCAGAGGGCTTTGAGTGGGTCGATTGTCACGACGCGGAACAGTCGGTGATCGCTTTCTTGCGTAAGGGAAGAAAAGGTGAAGTTGTGTTGGCGGTGCTCCATTTCACGCCGTTGACGCGAACGAACTATCGGGTGGGGGTACCGTTTGGCGGTCTCTGGCGCGAGCGGCTGAACAGCGACAGCCGCTTCTACGGAGGGAGTGACGTCGGCAATTGCGGCGCTGTACGGGCCGAAGCGGTTCCGTGGCACGGCTTTCCGTACAGCGTCGCGCTGACGCTTCCGCCGTTCGGCGCGCTTCTGCTGCAACCGGTTGGAAGAGAAGAGGAGGGGTAG